A window of the Planococcus citri chromosome 4, ihPlaCitr1.1, whole genome shotgun sequence genome harbors these coding sequences:
- the Mthfs gene encoding 5-formyltetrahydrofolate cyclo-ligase isoform X2 yields the protein MMTSNITVMKNALRQDIKKTLSLMSTEEKSSQSNYVTDKLLQHQKYLLATRIGIYLSLPDEIQTDNILKHMFGVGKICFIPRYNSDSMQMIRLNSFEEKNTLPKTKWNIPQPSENDIREEALHSGGLDLLIVPGRAFTKNGYRLGRGKGYYDKYLNDYFVKNNKELPYTIGLAFSQQIVDELPTTPEDFTLNEVICPENV from the exons ATGATGACGAGTAACATAACGgtaatgaaaaatgcactccGTCAAGATATCAAAAAAACCTTATCGCTGATGAGTACCGAAGAGAAATCGTCGCAATCTAATTACGTGACTGATAAG cTTTTACAACATCAGAAGTATTTATTGGCAACCAGAATTGGAATTTATCTCAGTTTACCGGATGAAATTCAGACggataatattttaaaacacatGTTCGGTGTTGGAAAAATATGCTTTATACCCAG GTACAATTCCGATTCGATGCAAATGATAAGACTGAATagtttcgaagaaaaaaataccctaccGAAAACAAAATGGAATATTCCACAGCCTTCTGAAAATGACATTCGAGAAGAAGCTCTTCACTCTG GTGGTTTAGATCTTCTAATTGTACCTGGTCGAGCATTCACGAAGAATGGTTATCGTTTAGGTCGTGGCAAAGGATATTACGATAAATATTTAAACGATTATTTCGTAAAGAATAACAAAGAACTGCCTTATACGATCGGATTAGCTTTTAGTCAACAAATTGTCGACGAGCTGCCAACTACTCCTGAAGATTTTACATTAAATGAAGTGATATGTCCCGAGAacgtgtag
- the LOC135844435 gene encoding uncharacterized protein LOC135844435 yields MKWTSTYAAHSYLSDDIAPPLKLTDCVTVPAFAPTLSTPQPFGYYAVTRINPLFVEDKSISIDDRNNSCSTNNNHNNHSNTDRSNIHKTEIICNETGGNYTYGPIAIGIDRDNHHIDIDIDDDHPDTDSIDYHPHEYSLRDDAFAVLKQNYDFIRSVLVSVRVNKRHCQNTQQNHNTSRSAFRSSGSKITSLPQFGTGISDRNPDRRRTTSRVTNLQSLRENECWFASSPSHRLNKVGDVTLNRDRNFYHRRDERNFRSHHIDDEFHQNDRVAIPYGNQNHSHDLPSRHQVPRNVTISNGDQEPETHISPIANSPLEIVLRCLRDKIDECLRNSDSPTTWPSSSDDPAITTLYRAYRLISAYHRKCRHSSRVDQNNPTIDEDLLEKCQVDLLQCLGRVSYYADQCECSSYSSSSVSAASTSGFSDLTPTPPFSDASTSASDSPTPVPASALVSLNQAKFNYTRIVGFTNKRPSNRFKIKNGVCSGAPQQRHVTFGPFRGTSSGKECLDRFQHRFEQCRRIDNVQTDDKSLQKPASQLRSSSYPGHRCPDFTLDVQQAEKVVEKIKNRKKERCWCQVITCCVGFAFLVFSVMSFSMVLSRGEKLFGPL; encoded by the exons ATGAAATGGACGAGCACATACGCAGCACATTCCTATTTGTCGGATGACATAGCGCCCCCTTTGAAGTTGACTGATTGTGTAACAGTGCCAGCTTTCGCCCCAACGCTATCTACACCACAGCCCTTCGGATATTATGCAGTTACAAG AATAAATCCACTTTTTGTCGAAGACAAAAGCATCAGCATCGATGATCGTAATAACAGCTGTAGCACCAATAATAACCACAACAACCATTCCAACACCGATCGCAGCAATATacataaaactgaaattatATGCAATGAAACTGGCGGAAATTACACATACGGACCCATCGCAATCGGCATCGATAGAGACAACCACCACATCGACATCGATATCGACGACGACCACCCTGACACAGATTCCATCGACTACCACCCGCATGAATATTCATTACGTGACGACGCATTCGCTGTACTGAAACAGAATTACGATTTCATTCGTAGCGTTTTGGTATCGGTTCGAGTCAATAAACGCCATTGTCAAAATACCCAGCAGAACCATAATACAAGTAGATCAGCCTTTCGGTCTTCGGGATCCAAGATCACATCTTTGCCTCAATTTGGAACCGGGATATCGGATCGAAATCCGGATAGAAGGAGAACTACGTCTCGAGTAACGAATTTGCAATCATTGCGTGAAAATGAATGTTGGTTTGCCTCATCTCCTTCTCATAGGTTAAATAAAGTCGGTGATGTTACTTTGAACAGAGACAGGAATTTTTACCATCGTCGCGATGAACGTAATTTTCGCTCACACCATATTGACGACGAATTCCACCAGAATGATAGGGTAGCAATACCTTATGGAAACCAAAACCATTCGCACGATTTACCCTCTCGTCATCAGGTTCCTCGTAACGTTACCATCAGCAATGGCGACCAAGAACCCGAAACCCACATTTCACCAATTGCAAACTCTCCTCTGGAAATCGTACTGAGATGTTTACGTGACAAAATCGACGAATGTTTACGAAACTCGGACTCTCCTACGACATGGCCTTCGTCATCGGATGATCCAGCTATCACAACATTGTACCGAGCTTATCGCCTTATCAGCGCTTATCATCGCAAATGTCGTCATAGCTCACGAGTCGATCAAAACAACCCAACCATAGACGAGGATCTGCTAGAGAAATGTCAAGTGGATCTTCTACAATGCTTGGGAAGAGTCTCTTACTACGCTGATCAATGCGAATGTTCTTCGTACTCTTCTTCATCTGTATCTGCAGCCAGCACCAGTGGATTCTCTGATTTAACACCGACTCCACCTTTTAGCGATGCTTCCACTTCTGCTTCTGATTCACCGACTCCTGTTCCAGCTTCGGCTTTAGTGTCCTTGAATCAGGCTAAATTCAACTATACTCGGATTGTTGGGTTCACCAATAAACGTCCGAGTAAtcgattcaaaattaaaaatggcgTTTGCTCGGGTGCTCCTCAACAAAGACATGTGACATTTGGTCCTTTTCGAGGAACATCTTCGGGTAAAGAGTGCCTCGATCGTTTTCAACATCGTTTTGAGCAATGCCGAAGAATTGACAATGTTCAAACGGATGATAAATCTCTGCAGAAGCCTGCATCGCAATTGCGATCATCT AGTTACCCCGGTCATCGATGCCCAGATTTCACCCTAGACGTCCAACAAGCGGAAAAAGttgtcgaaaaaataaaaaatagaaaaaaggaAAGATGTTGGTGCCAAGTTATTACTTGCTGCGTTGGGTTCGCTTTCCTCGTATTTTCAGTGATGTCATTCAGCATGGTGTTGAGTAGAGGCGAAAAGCTATTCGGACCTTTATGA
- the LOC135845228 gene encoding uncharacterized protein LOC135845228 has protein sequence MEDQDGTFSYVHSSRYSGRCIVKLIETLKKLIANNYSIDNVSEVRVNLEELTKEFESYKRISSRGFNLASVSKDAAKPKTDEEVSALEDKILAELEKVNKAVLPVIAKSKSYISEFEAQQTRESLNNSSMNMTGGFPEPNVKLPRIDIPKFDGVAIENFLEFYAIFQNVVHEEPTLSKVKKLYYLKLALIGEAHDLVKDTPVTDKGYDEAWCLVVSTYKDIKSITRRHFDQLFSINRIKSTSEIPMLLSNVNRALKGLRACGEDTENWGPILSYIVSEKLDNVTYEDFEKSLTTNTKFPRWSVLKSFLENRASVTKRSSDLTKQTKRNDTPPSSSGKRSTLTAVSNNETRSGPSGTPQSSPPKPACSCCDKLHLLIDCNLFRDKTPKQRYEIIKSKSLCGNCFHSNHRTNECRKQPNCKKCSNRHHTLLHFDKTNDSKDPPKPELNEDGTPRTTCGMSSLVSVQKPIALLPSALVKFVSGNKCGTMRVLLDSCSQLNLITNEFIKRNDLSTTNAPYPSKVAGIGDSETECNQIIEFSIESRVEDFKFCARFTVINNRIPYSVTNYIIGDFAEKVNERRLNLADTAFYDRNVNINSIDAILGVEAYNLCVRNKTIFIESACLRDTVFGWTISSSIESARNTRHSQPYCGLTIDNIDQ, from the coding sequence ATGGAAGACCAAGACGGTACTTTTAGCTACGTGCATAGTTCTCGTTACTCCGGCAGATGCATAGTTAAGCTGATTGAAACGCTCAAAAAGCTTATTGCAAATAATTACTCGATCGATAACGTTAGCGAGGTGAGAGTTAATCTTGAAGAACTCACCAAAGAATTCGAATCGTATAAACGAATATCCAGTCGTGGATTTAATCTTGCATCTGTATCCAAGGATGCCGCCAAACCGAAAACCGACGAAGAAGTCTCCGCTCTCGAagataaaattttagctgaGCTTGAAAAAGTCAACAAAGCTGTTTTACCTGTAATCGCTAAATCGAAGAGTTATATTTCCGAGTTCGAAGCTCAACAGACACGCGAATCGTTAAATAACTCATCAATGAACATGACTGGTGGTTTTCCTGAACCGAACGTAAAATTACCTCGAATTGatataccaaaatttgatgGTGTTGCTATCGAGAATTTCCTGGAATTTTACGCCATATTCCAGAACGTGGTTCATGAGGAACCAACTTTATCGAAGGTTAAAAAGTTATATTACCTTAAACTAGCGTTGATCGGAGAAGCTCACGATTTGGTGAAAGATACTCCTGTTACCGATAAAGGTTATGACGAAGCGTGGTGTCTTGTAGTTTCAACCTACAAAGATATCAAATCCATAACCCGAAGACACTTCGATCAATTATTCTCGAtaaatcgaatcaaatcaaCGAGTGAAATCCCTATGCTTCTTAGCAATGTGAATCGCGCTTTGAAGGGGTTACGCGCTTGCGGAGAAGACACCGAAAATTGGGGTCCGATATTGAGTTATATCGTCTCCGAAAAATTGGACAACGTAACGTACGAAGATTTCGAAAAATCTCTCACAACGAACACTAAGTTTCCACGTTGGAGTGTTCTGAAATCTTTTCTCGAGAATCGCGCGTCAGTCACTAAACGTAGCAGTGATTTGACCAaacaaacgaaacgaaacgatacTCCACCCAGTTCATCTGGTAAACGATCGACTTTGACTGCTGTATCGAATAACGAAACGCGAAGTGGTCCTTCTGGTACTCCTCAATCATCGCCACCGAAGCCAGCTTGTTCCTGCTGTGACAAGTTGCACTTGCTTATCGATTGTAACCTTTTTCGCGACAAAACACCGAAGCAGAGATACGAAATCATCAAATCGAAATCTCTGTGTGGAAATTGTTTCCACTCGAATCATCGTACCAACGAATGTCGTAAACAGccgaattgcaaaaaatgtagcAATCGTCATCATACGCTACTGCATTTTGATAAAACGAACGACTCGAAGGATCCACCGAAGCCTGAATTAAACGAAGATGGCACTCCAAGAACGACTTGCGGTATGTCATCGCTCGTATCTGTTCAAAAACCGATTGCGTTATTGCCGTCTGCGCTTGTAAAGTTTGTTAGCGGAAACAAGTGCGGTACTATGCGTGTTTTACTCGATTCCTGTTCTCAGTTGAATTTAATAACGAACGAATTCATCAAACGTAACGATTTATCAACGACCAATGCGCCATATCCGAGTAAAGTAGCGGGTATTGGTGATAGCGAAACCGAATGTAATCAAATCATCGAATTTTCAATCGAATCACGAGtagaagatttcaaattttgtgctcGATTTACTGTAATCAACAATCGAATACCGTATTCTGTAACGAATTATATCATCGGCGATTTTGCAGAAAAAGTGAACGAACGTCGGCTCAATCTCGCTGATACTGCTTTCTACGATCGCAACGTAAATATCAACTCAATCGATGCTATTCTTGGGGTTGAAGCGTATAACTTGTGCGTGCGTAACAAAACCATCTTTATCGAATCCGCTTGTCTACGTGATACCGTTTTCGGTTGGACAATTTCATCATCGATCGAATCAGCTCGCAATACTCGACATTCTCAACCGTATTGTGGCTTAACTATCGACAATATCGACCAATGA
- the LOC135845229 gene encoding uncharacterized protein LOC135845229, which produces MRTYQRAPDGRFIVQLPFKEDPSVITGNFGIAVKYLKRIESKLDETTKRMYTDFMAEYEALKHMSVVSDDVSRYYIPHHAVLRPSSTTTKLRVVFHASSKSYSGKSLNDVLMVGPTIQPELNDTLLCFRIFCKVISADIQHMYRCIEILKAHRRFQSIIWRGKRHELNTITYGTAPAAYEATQCLDILAEEVKVTRPRTSIAIRKGFYMDDWLYGADTDEELIELQQSVHETLLSAGFKLRKYQSNSNEVLAKIDPALIEHNLTVQFGDNEALSILGLAWCPSTDSFALKTDVPAPTTTVTKRQMLSTISKVFDPLGLACPVTIRGKLLFKRLWKLGISWDDPVTPEIDSLFNAYLSDLNRLSKFVIPRYVRDFDSNTETIVGFCDASEQAYCAAVYAFNAKRLQLLCSKTRVAPEKELNIPQLELQAAVLLVQLIQRVSKTLNVDIHRSKLFTDSTIVLAWLSKPASEWKTFVRNRVVKITEVFPIQHWSHVRSGENPADLATRGISTESLLQSSMWLSGPEFVINLDNSSNNTEIDETICEPYRRKTKIASFIAADLETDLKKHAKLISSCESYEKLRFMYAAAIAVIRHWKSRILNRERVPLKVEASDMIRANECIIRIVQYDAFSKDIERLKTKPGKLSKRSLLKRHTPFLDDNGIMKSKTRLQNARKPVNAKIPIVLPAHHHFTKIFIRYFHLKFFHAGRPWLMTTLSTNYVFVGGLNRAIKSVIQSCKQCIERFVESKPQQMANLPYERVTPLPPFQVVGIDFTGAFLLKCSYHRTTKYMKAYACIFVCFSTRAVHIELVPSLSTEDFLNALKCFVSRRGLPATIYSDNGTNFKGCKRYLNFNDTEIQRYALSNTISWKFNPPYTPHRGGIWESAVKSAKRYIPKISENQKFTENELRTLLTQIEGILNTRPLAYSNTGEPDEEILTPGHFLVGRNLNVNLPEPSSPPANIKLSDRYLANQNRIRAFWRIWSQDYLNQLRSRTKWQDEQPNYHVGDLILLRKPNTEPCQWIRAIIIKTFPDEAGLVRTVEVRTSDCLSKVVPIQQIVPLPIAK; this is translated from the coding sequence ATGCGCACTTACCAACGAGCTCCAGATGGTAGATTTATCGTTCAACTACCATTTAAGGAGGATCCATCGGTCATCACTGGCAACTTTGGTATTGCTGTGAAATATTTAAAACGAATCGAATCGAAGTTGGACGAAACGACTAAACGAATGTACACCGATTTTATGGCAGAATATGAAGCGTTGAAACATATGTCTGTTGTTTCTGACGATGTGTCCAGATATTATATCCCACATCACGCTGTGTTACGTCCATCGAGTACAACGACGAAGCTACGAGTTGTATTTCATGCTTCATCTAAATCGTATTCCGGTAAATCGCTCAACGATGTGCTTATGGTTGGTCCAACTATTCAACCTGAGCTCAACGATACTTTGCTGTGTTTCCGTATATTCTGCAAAGTAATATCCGCTGATATTCAACACATGTATCGCTGTATCGAGATACTAAAAGCCCATCGCCGATTTCAATCGATAATTTGGCGAGGTAAACGACACGAATTGAATACGATAACGTACGGTACTGCTCCTGCTGCATATGAGGCAACGCAATGTCTCGATATTCTCGCTGAAGAAGTGAAGGTAACTCGTCCTCGCACTTCTATCGCTATACGTAAAGGCTTCTATATGGATGATTGGCTTTATGGAGCCGACACTGATGAAGAATTAATCGAATTGCAGCAATCAGTACATGAAACGTTGTTATCAGCTGGTTTCAAACTACGAAAATATCAATCGAATTCTAACGAAGTACTCGCTAAAATTGATCCGGCTCTGATTGAACATAATTTGACCGTTCAATTTGGAGATAACGAAGCGCTTTCGATACTTGGCTTAGCCTGGTGTCCTTCTACCGATAGCTTTGCGCTGAAAACCGATGTTCCTGCTCCTACAACAACCGTAACAAAGCGTCAAATGCTATCTACAATTTCGAAAGTATTTGATCCACTTGGCTTAGCTTGTCCAGTAACGATTCGAGGCAAGCTGCTGTTCAAACGATTGTGGAAACTCGGAATCTCATGGGATGATCCCGTGACTCCTGAAATCGATTCGCTGTTTAACGCTTATTTATCCGATTTGAATCGTTTATCGAAGTTCGTAATACCGAGATATGTTCGAGATTTCGACTCGAATACTGAAACTATCGTTGGTTTCTGCGATGCCTCCGAGCAGGCATACTGTGCTGCTGTATATGCGTTCAATGCAAAACGTCTCCAGTTGCTGTGCTCGAAAACGAGAGTTGCTCCAGAGAAAGAGCTCAATATTCCACAGCTCGAGCTCCAAGCAGCCGTTCTGCTTGTGCAACTAATCCAACGTGTTTCCAAAACACTCAACGTTGATATTCATCGCAGTAAACTGTTCACCGATTCGACTATTGTCCTAGCATGGCTATCGAAACCTGCTAGTGAATGGAAAACGTTTGTTCGAAACCGTGTGGTGAAAATTACCGAAGTGTTTCCTATTCAACATTGGAGCCACGTCCGTTCAGGTGAAAATCCTGCGGATCTCGCTACACGTGGTATTTCGACTGAATCGCTATTGCAATCGAGTATGTGGCTGTCTGGTCCTGAATTCGTTATAAATCTCGATAATTCGTCAAATAATACCGAAATCGATGAAACGATCTGTGAACCATATCgcagaaaaacgaaaatcgcCTCTTTCATCGCTGCTGACCTTGAAACGGATCTCAAGAAGCACGCGAAGTTAATCTCATCGTGTGAATCGTACGAAAAGCTCCGATTCATGTATGCTGCTGCTATCGCCGTTATTCGTCATTGGAAATCTCGAATTTTGAATCGAGAACGTGTTCCATTGAAAGTAGAAGCTAGCGACATGATCCGAGCGAACGAATGTATCATACGAATCGTGCAGTATGATGCATTTTCCAAAGATATCGAACGATTGAAGACCAAACCAGGCAAACTATCGAAGCGAAGCCTGTTGAAACGACATACTCCATTTCTCGACGATAATGGAATAATGAAATCGAAGACGCGCCTGCAAAATGCGCGCAAACCTGTTAACGCTAAAATACCGATCGTGTTACCCGCTCATCATCATTTCACGAAGATTTTCATTCGatactttcatttgaaattcttcCATGCTGGCCGTCCGTGGCTAATGACAACGTTATCAACGAATTACGTGTTTGTTGGTGGTCTGAATCGAGCCATCAAATCAGTGATTCAATCTTGCAAGCAGTGTATCGAACGGTTTGTCGAATCAAAACCGCAGCAGATGGCGAATCTGCCTTACGAACGCGTTACTCCTCTACCGCCTTTCCAGGTAGTAGGAATCGATTTTACCGGCGCTTTCCTGCTAAAATGTTCGTATCATCGAACCACAAAGTATATGAAGGCTTACGCTTGCATCTTTGTGTGTTTCTCGACAAGGGCGGTGCATATCGAACTCGTTCCTTCTTTATCGACAGAAGATTTTCTCAACGCGCTAAAGTGCTTTGTATCTCGAAGAGGCCTTCCAGCAACTATATACTCCGATAACGGTACCAACTTTAAAGGTTGCAAACGGTATTTGAACTTCAACGACACCGAAATCCAACGCTACGCTTTATCCAATACGATTTCTTGGAAATTCAACCCACCTTACACGCCTCATCGCGGTGGTATCTGGGAGTCTGCGGTGAAAAGTGCTAAGCGTTACATACCTAAAATATccgaaaatcagaaattcaccgaaaatgaGTTGAGGACGTTGCTCACTCAGATCGAAGGTATTCTGAACACCAGACCGTTGGCTTATTCGAACACTGGTGAACCGGATGAGGAGATACTCACTCCAGGCCATTTCTTAGTTGGTCGAAATTTAAACGTCAACCTACCCGAACCTTCTTCGCCTCCAGCAAATATTAAGCTGTCTGATCGATACCTCGCGAATCAGAATCGTATTCGAGCATTCTGGAGAATTTGGTCCCAGGATTATCTCAATCAGCTCCGTTCTCGCACCAAGTGGCAAGACGAACAGCCTAATTATCACGTAGGAGATTTGATTTTACTCCGAAAACCTAATACGGAACCTTGCCAATGGATTCGAGCAATAATTATCAAGACTTTTCCCGATGAAGCTGGTTTAGTTCGAACAGTCGAAGTTCGAACGTCAGATTGTTTGTCGAAAGTCGTGCCGATCCAGCAAATTGTGCCCTTACCGATCGCTAAATGA